One Bythopirellula goksoeyrii genomic window, GACCCGGTTTCTTGCCTGGCAGCTTGCCAGTTCGCACTGGTTCGACATTTCTGCCGCCCGACAAGATTTCGGCTATCAGCCCCTCGTTTCTACTGCAGAGGGAATGCAACAGCTGGCTGCGTGGTTGCAGCCGAGTTAGGGACCACCTAGCCGATTCCCCCACTGCCAATTACAATCAGCAGCTTGCATTTTTCGCGATTTTGTCATTGTCACTTGAAGAGGACGCCGTGCTTCGTACCCATACCTGTGGTCAACTTTCTGAAAAACTCGAGGGAGAAACCGTCACACTCTGCGGCTGGGTCGATAGCTACCGCGACCACGGTGGGGGGCTCTTTGTTGACCTCCGCGACCGCTACGGCATCACCCAAGTGGTCTTTAATCCTCCCGATTCCACTTCTGAGGTAATCGAGGCGAGCAAATCGCTACGGGCTGAGTATGTGATTCGCGTGACTGGCAAGGTCGCTCCCCGCCCGGAAGGAATGGCCAACAAGCGTTTGGCAACGGGCGCCATCGAATTGCGTGCCACGACGCTCGAACTGTTGAACAAGTGCCTTACGCCCCCCGTCTCGCCAAGTTCTGATGAAGCCCCCGGCGAAGATTTACGACTCAAATATCGCTACCTTGATCTGCGTCGTGCCGAGATGCAGAAAACGATGTTGCTTCGAGCCGCACTGATCAAGGACATGCGCGACTATTTCGCTGAGCATGATTTCGTCGACGTCGAGACACCAATCCTTGGACGCAGCACTCCCGAGGGGGCTCGCGATTATCTCGTTCCTAGTCGCGTACATCGTAACATGTTCTATGCCTTGCCGCAGTCACCGCAGTTGTACAAACAGATCCTGATGATCGCTGGCTACGATCGCTACATCCAAGTGGCCCGCTGCTTTCGCGATGAAGACCTCCGTGCTGACCGCCAACCGGAATTCACGCAACTGGATGCCGAGATGTCGTTCGTGGACTCCAACGATGTGATGGGAATCATCGATGGCTTGATCGCCGGACTTGCCAAGAAGCATTTGGGAATCGAAGTTGCAACTCCCCTGCCCCGCATGACTTACGACGAGGCGATGGAGCGCTATGGCCACGACGCACCCGACCTGCGGTTTGGCATGGAGATTGTCGACTGCACCGATCTAGCAGCCGAAGCAGAGTTCCGCGTCTTTCACAGTGTCGCGACCTCTGGAGGTCGCGTGCGGGCTATCAATGCCAAGAAGGGAACCGAGCAGTATTCTCGGCGTGGCATCGATGGTCTGACAGAATTCGTGGGTGAGTACGGGGCGAAAGGCTTGGCTTGGTTCAGAGTTGAAGAGGATGGCTCGCTTAATTCGACAATCGCCAAGAATTTCACGCCTGAACTGCTCAAGAGAATTGGCGAGCGACTCAATGCCGAGCCAGGGGACTTGTTGCTTTTCGTGGCTGATTCGTTCGCAGTGACGTGCAAAGCCCTGTATGCTCTGCGTTCTAAGATTGCCCGTGAGATGAAGCTTTACGAACCCGGGCAGATGAATTTTTCCTGGGTGGTCGAATTCCCCATGTTCGAGCGAGACGAAGAGGAAGCTCGCTGGCAAGCGATGCACCATCCCTTCACAGCCCCTCGCGATCAGGATTTGGAATTATTAGATACTGATCCGGGCAACTGTCGTGCAAAGGCCTATGATTTAGTGGTCAACGGCTACGAGGCAGGTGGCGGCACGATTCGTATTCACGACAACAAAATTCAGAGCAAGGTCTTTTCTTTGTTGGGTATCGACGAAGAGACCGCCAAGGATCGATTTGGATTCTTGCTTGATGCCCTGCAATATGGTGCCCCACCGCACGGTGGAATTGCCTTGGGCATCGACCGCTGCGTGATGCTGTTTGCCCAATTGGAAAATATTCGCGATTGCATAGCCTTTCCCAAAACACAAAAAGCTACCGATCTTATGACCGAGGCTCCCGGGGAAGTAGATGCCAAACAGCTCCGAGAACTAGCGATCAAATTGGTCGAATGATTCTCCATTGCGGTTATTGCTAGTTGACGATCCTCTGGCGACTCTCGACAATCAGGGGTCGTAGAATTAATCGACTTTTCTCCCGCGTTGTAGGGCTAAGGATTTGGAAGCTATGATGCAACCAATTGTGCAGAAGTGCTTGTTGAGCAAACTGACTTGTGTTGCTTGCGCGGTCGGAGCCCTTTCAATTGGTTGCTCACAATCAACTGTTCACGATTCTGTGACACAATTGGCGCCCAAACAGCAAGTGGTATCTGAAGTCGCAAATGAATCGACTCAAAGAATCGAAGTTGAGTCGGAATCACTGGTTGCTCAGTCCTCGGTTAAGCCACATGTGGTTCGTAAGGAAGTGGCTCAAGAGATCACTGCCAACATTCCTGAAGTAATTCTGAGCACCGCCCACTCGGCAATGTGCCGCGTGCGTGTCGGCGACGAGATGCCAGAAATAGAATTGCCCCAATTGGGTCATGACGAGGTGACTCTATCAGAACTTAGTGGAGATCAAGCAACTGTTGTGCTGTTTTGGAAGCCCGACCGCTGGATGAGCCACATGGCGCTATCCGATTTGGAACGAGAAGTTGTGTCCAGCGCTGAATCGGAGAAAGTGGCTGTGATAGGCATCGCAGTAGAAACCCCTGAGGACCAAGTCGCAGCGGAAGCAAAATCCTCGGGAGCGAGTTTCCCGCAGCTCTTGGATGTCGATGGTAAAGCTTTCGACCAATTGGGCATGGTAATGCTTCCCCGCATCTATGTGCTCGATCCCGCTGGCCGCATCGTCTGGTTCGACATCGAGTACAGCGAGAGTACTCGGCGCGAGTTACATGAGACGCTGGATGCGCTGAAAGGGACGAATTGAGCTGGTCGATCAAGAAGTGATTTTTACTACTTCGGTCGACTAGCCACACGCGTCTCCGTAAGTTGCTCCTGCCATTCTTTGACTAGCTGAAATGCCTCAAGCGGAGTCGTACCGTTCAGGTCCACTCCCCGAATCGTGTCCAGCAGCGGATGATCCATCGTCTCGAACAATGTCATCTGCATGGCATGTCCGTTTTTCGATTGCGGAGTGCGGAGTTCGGAATGCGGAGTGAGCGTATTATCGTGTTGGGCTTCGAGTTGGGCGAGGATCTCCTCAGCCCGTTGGTTCACTTCGCGGGGCACTCCGGCAAGCTGGGCCACGTGGATTCCGTAGCTCTTGTCGGCTGCGCCAGGGACGATCTGGTGCAGGAACACGACCTCACCTTGCCATTCCTGAACGGAGACATTCAAGTTGCGAAGCCCAGAGAGCGTCTCCTCTAGATCAGTCAGTTCGTGATAGTGCGTGGCGAACAAAGTGCGGCAGCCGATTCTGTCGTGCAAATCTTCGACCACGGCCCAAGCGAGCGACAAGCCGTCATAGGTACTCGTGCCGCGGCCTATCTCGTCAAGAATAACCAAGCTCCGCTCGGTGGCCGTATTAAGAATTCTTGCCGTTTCGGTCATCTCGACCATGAACGTACTTCGACCTCGCGCTAGATCGTCACTAGCACCCACGCGAGCAAAGATGCGATCTGCCACTCCAATCGTCGCACGCTTGGCCGGGACAAAGCTGCCGACTTGGGCCAATAGTGTGATCAGTGCCACCTGACGAATGTAAGTACTCTTGCCAGCCATATTGGGACCGGTAATGAGAAGAATTGCGGAATTCGGATTGCGGATTGCGGAATCACCATTTCCGCCTTCCGCCTTCCGCCTTCGGCCTTTATTGGTTGCCTCGCAACTCACATCATTCGGCACAAACGTTCCCTCTGGTTCCGTGATATCGAGGACCGGATGACGACCTTCGACGATGTCGAGGACCGGATCAGAACTGATCTCGGGGCGTACGTAGTTGCGAGCCCGCGCCAGCTCGGATAGTGAGGAAAGTACGTCGATCTCGGCCAAGGCATCGGCTGTGCCTTGTAGTCGGCGTGTTGCCGAAGCGACCAATTCACGTAATTCGACAAACAGTTCATATTCTAAGTCTTGTGAGCGCTCCTCAGCAGCCAGCACCTTTTCTT contains:
- a CDS encoding TlpA family protein disulfide reductase, which produces MMQPIVQKCLLSKLTCVACAVGALSIGCSQSTVHDSVTQLAPKQQVVSEVANESTQRIEVESESLVAQSSVKPHVVRKEVAQEITANIPEVILSTAHSAMCRVRVGDEMPEIELPQLGHDEVTLSELSGDQATVVLFWKPDRWMSHMALSDLEREVVSSAESEKVAVIGIAVETPEDQVAAEAKSSGASFPQLLDVDGKAFDQLGMVMLPRIYVLDPAGRIVWFDIEYSESTRRELHETLDALKGTN
- the aspS gene encoding aspartate--tRNA ligase, whose translation is MLRTHTCGQLSEKLEGETVTLCGWVDSYRDHGGGLFVDLRDRYGITQVVFNPPDSTSEVIEASKSLRAEYVIRVTGKVAPRPEGMANKRLATGAIELRATTLELLNKCLTPPVSPSSDEAPGEDLRLKYRYLDLRRAEMQKTMLLRAALIKDMRDYFAEHDFVDVETPILGRSTPEGARDYLVPSRVHRNMFYALPQSPQLYKQILMIAGYDRYIQVARCFRDEDLRADRQPEFTQLDAEMSFVDSNDVMGIIDGLIAGLAKKHLGIEVATPLPRMTYDEAMERYGHDAPDLRFGMEIVDCTDLAAEAEFRVFHSVATSGGRVRAINAKKGTEQYSRRGIDGLTEFVGEYGAKGLAWFRVEEDGSLNSTIAKNFTPELLKRIGERLNAEPGDLLLFVADSFAVTCKALYALRSKIAREMKLYEPGQMNFSWVVEFPMFERDEEEARWQAMHHPFTAPRDQDLELLDTDPGNCRAKAYDLVVNGYEAGGGTIRIHDNKIQSKVFSLLGIDEETAKDRFGFLLDALQYGAPPHGGIALGIDRCVMLFAQLENIRDCIAFPKTQKATDLMTEAPGEVDAKQLRELAIKLVE